In Halobacillus amylolyticus, the following proteins share a genomic window:
- a CDS encoding class I SAM-dependent methyltransferase: protein MLSVGLLEHFPDEYKHEVADWHRFLKPGGYAVMTTYHKQMRSKVDYRIMADVMNHTYRELMTVKQIGLYMYENSIDILKQRLH, encoded by the coding sequence GTGTTATCAGTAGGTCTTCTCGAACATTTTCCCGATGAATACAAACACGAAGTTGCAGACTGGCATCGTTTTTTAAAACCTGGTGGGTATGCTGTTATGACGACCTATCATAAACAAATGCGTTCTAAGGTCGACTACAGGATTATGGCAGATGTCATGAACCACACTTACCGAGAGTTGATGACAGTGAAACAAATAGGGCTATATATGTATGAAAACAGCATTGATATACTTAAGCAACGGCTACATTAA
- a CDS encoding AimR family lysis-lysogeny pheromone receptor, translated as MVRHKVIEPSRLSEAQMNEVSTIYHVYHDQLRHTSSKKAAKATMHYCLSGAHVKTEDQLASYEFLYMNDYFWELDTVLSTQQGDPEIPLLYRVLLTRYSKPLTTEDLNWLQTLSFSHPSLRCLHLFTLVYAYYDIKQYTGLDKYVDECYDALLHVNEPLFYYYMKLRFDELLFQHYWKTNNLLLAKKYIYKVLNTDLSPRKHSSMNHNLALCHLYEDYDLAIGYAYTGLSIAKENNLVKAIKSIQNYTIPFISAFHRRTQNITTPDPVETAHLAIAKGDVKTAKSILSKLSALTPFQESYLGLATSDRAMLNRAHNRFIKEYGDHFFAQLPLYYLERINHTN; from the coding sequence ATGGTACGTCATAAGGTTATTGAACCTAGTAGATTGAGTGAAGCCCAAATGAATGAAGTGTCAACCATTTATCATGTCTATCATGATCAACTTAGACACACTTCGAGCAAAAAGGCCGCTAAAGCTACGATGCATTACTGTCTTTCAGGCGCGCATGTAAAGACAGAGGACCAATTAGCAAGCTATGAATTCTTGTATATGAACGATTATTTTTGGGAACTGGATACTGTTCTTTCTACCCAACAGGGTGACCCAGAGATTCCATTATTATATCGTGTTCTATTAACTCGTTATTCTAAGCCTTTGACTACTGAAGATCTAAACTGGTTACAAACCTTATCGTTCAGCCACCCTTCACTAAGATGCCTGCATTTATTCACTCTTGTCTATGCCTACTATGATATAAAGCAATACACAGGATTAGATAAGTATGTAGATGAGTGCTATGATGCTCTCCTTCACGTTAACGAACCTTTATTCTACTACTATATGAAACTTAGATTTGATGAATTGCTTTTTCAGCATTATTGGAAGACAAATAATCTTCTATTAGCAAAAAAGTATATCTATAAAGTGCTTAATACAGATCTTTCACCAAGAAAACACAGTAGTATGAACCACAATCTGGCATTATGCCATCTCTACGAAGACTATGATTTAGCAATTGGCTATGCTTATACAGGGCTTAGCATTGCCAAGGAGAATAACTTAGTGAAGGCAATTAAATCTATCCAAAATTATACAATCCCCTTCATTTCAGCTTTCCATAGGAGAACACAGAATATAACAACACCTGATCCAGTTGAAACAGCTCATTTAGCTATTGCTAAGGGCGACGTAAAAACGGCAAAGTCCATTCTTTCAAAATTATCCGCATTAACCCCGTTCCAAGAAAGCTATTTAGGCTTAGCGACAAGTGATCGGGCCATGCTAAACCGGGCTCATAATCGGTTTATTAAAGAATACGGTGATCACTTTTTTGCCCAACTGCCTCTTTACTACTTGGAACGAATCAATCATACCAATTAG
- a CDS encoding DinB family protein, producing the protein MNLYCQGAFHQLEVVIASLSEIIGQLKDEDLFFRPTQEKFSIGEILTHLAIIPAADGKVLEEATEEDMIAFYSSVTLTTTSEISETLYEHFALLKTQFESYTEQHLFTQTTSWWGVTYTRYEWLLEIIAHMYHHRGQLHAMLVHTYNKDPEVLLFE; encoded by the coding sequence ATGAACCTATATTGCCAAGGTGCCTTTCACCAGTTGGAAGTAGTCATCGCATCGCTCTCTGAAATTATTGGACAGTTGAAAGATGAGGACTTATTTTTTCGCCCGACACAAGAGAAGTTCTCGATTGGAGAAATTCTTACACACTTAGCCATTATCCCAGCAGCAGATGGCAAAGTGCTCGAGGAAGCCACCGAGGAAGACATGATTGCTTTTTACAGTTCGGTTACGCTAACGACAACTTCAGAAATATCAGAAACCCTATATGAGCATTTCGCTTTATTAAAAACTCAATTTGAAAGTTACACAGAGCAACACCTGTTCACACAAACTACCTCGTGGTGGGGAGTGACATACACACGATATGAATGGCTTCTTGAAATTATAGCCCACATGTATCACCACCGCGGTCAGCTTCATGCGATGCTCGTTCATACCTACAACAAGGACCCCGAGGTACTATTATTCGAATAG
- the katA gene encoding catalase KatA encodes MTDHNRKPHLTNSAGAPVGDNQNSITAGSRGPTLIQDVHLLEKLAHFNRERVPERVVHAKGAGAHGYFEVTNDVTSYTKAKFLDEVGKRTPMFARFSTVAGEKGSADSVRDPRGFALKFYTEDGNYDLVGNNTPVFFLRDAIKFPDFIHTQKRNPATNLKDPNAVWDFFSLSPESLHQVTILHSDRGIPATFRHMDGFSSHTFKWTNAEGESVWVKYHFKTEQGIKNIDEATGTRLAGENPDFHTQDLYAAIENEEYPAWKVYVQIMPLEDADTYRFDPFDVTKVWSHKDYPLVEVGRMVLDQNPKNFFAEVEQATFSPGALVPGVDVSPDKMLQGRLFAYSDAHRYRVGANHEALPINRPRAQVNNYQRDGFMRFDDNGGGQPNYEPNSLGGPEEQPDSKQAAYEVSGLADSVSYDHHDHYTQAGDLYRLLSEDERTRLVENIVGSMKPVERDEVKLRQIEHFYKADPEYGTRVAEGLGLHVPQEA; translated from the coding sequence ATGACAGACCACAACCGTAAACCACATTTAACAAACAGTGCTGGCGCTCCCGTCGGCGACAACCAGAATTCAATCACAGCAGGTTCTAGAGGGCCTACTTTAATACAAGATGTACATCTATTAGAAAAGTTAGCACACTTTAATCGTGAACGTGTTCCTGAGCGTGTTGTACACGCCAAAGGTGCAGGAGCTCATGGCTATTTTGAAGTAACAAATGATGTTACTTCCTACACGAAAGCGAAATTTTTGGACGAAGTCGGTAAACGCACTCCAATGTTCGCCCGTTTTTCGACAGTTGCGGGTGAAAAAGGCTCCGCTGACTCTGTCCGTGACCCTCGTGGATTTGCGCTGAAGTTCTATACTGAAGATGGAAACTATGATTTGGTGGGGAACAATACTCCGGTCTTTTTCCTAAGAGATGCTATTAAATTCCCGGACTTTATTCATACGCAAAAGAGAAATCCTGCTACGAATTTGAAGGATCCGAATGCAGTGTGGGATTTCTTCTCACTTTCACCTGAGTCGCTGCATCAGGTAACGATCCTTCATTCTGACCGTGGAATTCCTGCTACATTTCGTCATATGGACGGATTCAGCAGTCATACTTTTAAATGGACGAATGCAGAAGGTGAATCCGTTTGGGTGAAATATCACTTTAAAACAGAACAAGGGATTAAAAATATAGATGAAGCTACAGGTACACGTTTAGCTGGAGAAAATCCTGATTTTCATACACAGGATCTGTATGCGGCGATCGAAAATGAGGAGTACCCTGCTTGGAAGGTCTATGTGCAAATTATGCCACTTGAAGATGCGGACACGTACCGCTTTGATCCATTTGATGTGACTAAAGTTTGGTCACATAAGGATTATCCTCTCGTTGAGGTTGGTCGTATGGTACTTGATCAAAATCCGAAGAACTTCTTTGCTGAGGTAGAGCAGGCCACGTTCTCCCCAGGTGCACTTGTTCCTGGAGTTGATGTGTCACCTGATAAGATGCTGCAGGGTCGTTTGTTCGCCTATTCTGATGCGCACCGTTATCGTGTTGGGGCAAATCATGAAGCCCTACCTATCAACCGTCCCCGTGCTCAAGTGAATAATTATCAGCGTGATGGCTTTATGCGCTTTGACGACAATGGCGGTGGGCAGCCGAATTATGAGCCGAACAGTCTTGGTGGCCCCGAGGAGCAACCTGACAGTAAACAAGCAGCTTATGAAGTGTCTGGACTTGCTGATAGTGTTAGCTATGATCATCATGACCACTACACACAAGCTGGTGACCTGTACCGCTTGTTGAGCGAGGATGAACGCACACGTCTAGTTGAAAATATTGTTGGTTCCATGAAACCCGTGGAAAGAGATGAAGTCAAACTTCGTCAAATCGAACACTTTTATAAAGCAGACCCAGAATACGGCACACGCGTAGCAGAAGGCCTTGGCCTGCACGTTCCACAAGAAGCTTAA
- a CDS encoding formate/nitrite transporter family protein: MADEEKNQAKEQDVTSNGKVDRPSRQFYIPSQIIDEFGEKGRDHLSKPFSGQFLLAMTAGSFMTFGAVFSVLLAVGVETKGIYHLLSGLGFAAGYAMVFVSGAVLFTEINVLLPSYLFNKANLMKKSIYRFWYATYIGNIIGAFLVAVLIQISGSLAPEFYSELSMYLDHKMKFLDHGVKGWFQVLVSGILANWLIGMAAFLTTAARDFTGKVLGTILPVVLFVAGNFQHSAANMGYFSMGILASDQYTWYEYVFLNLIPASIGNLIGGGILVSLLFSYAYKEDIQTSLGQGKRKKKKANQ; this comes from the coding sequence ATGGCTGATGAAGAGAAAAATCAAGCCAAAGAACAAGACGTTACATCTAATGGAAAGGTTGACCGTCCAAGTCGTCAGTTCTATATTCCTTCTCAAATTATTGATGAATTTGGGGAAAAAGGGAGAGATCACCTAAGTAAACCATTCAGCGGCCAGTTTCTACTAGCCATGACAGCTGGATCGTTCATGACGTTTGGGGCAGTCTTTTCTGTATTGTTAGCCGTTGGTGTTGAGACAAAAGGGATCTACCATCTGCTATCGGGATTAGGTTTTGCTGCAGGTTATGCGATGGTATTTGTTTCAGGAGCTGTTCTTTTCACTGAAATTAATGTCCTTCTCCCTTCTTACTTGTTTAATAAAGCGAACCTGATGAAAAAAAGCATTTACCGATTTTGGTATGCCACCTATATCGGTAATATTATCGGCGCTTTCTTAGTTGCTGTTTTAATACAAATATCGGGCTCTCTTGCACCGGAATTCTACTCGGAGCTTTCTATGTACTTGGATCATAAAATGAAATTTCTGGATCATGGTGTAAAAGGCTGGTTTCAAGTACTTGTGTCAGGTATATTGGCCAATTGGTTGATCGGAATGGCTGCCTTTTTAACAACTGCAGCCCGGGATTTTACCGGGAAGGTGCTGGGCACTATACTGCCTGTCGTATTATTCGTAGCCGGGAACTTCCAACACAGTGCAGCAAACATGGGCTACTTTAGTATGGGGATTCTTGCTTCAGATCAATACACGTGGTATGAATATGTTTTTCTCAATCTTATACCGGCAAGTATCGGTAATTTGATTGGTGGAGGTATTTTAGTATCCTTACTGTTTTCCTATGCCTACAAAGAGGATATCCAAACCTCTCTAGGTCAAGGTAAACGTAAAAAGAAAAAAGCCAATCAATAA
- a CDS encoding NADPH-dependent FMN reductase: MKVLGLSGSVTLSSKTWLSVKRAVEAAKSADPKVVTELVHLGEYDTVLCDGREPSLYEGDTKALIDLIVEADALIIGTPVYRASLTGALKNVFDLIPNDSLRGKAIGFIATGGSFHHYLVIDHQLNPLANYFRAHVVPGGVYVHNGHFDEGKLLDQDVLNRLDQLGSAAVQLTSQLDKRNIEIQQPSIPRQKLNQS; encoded by the coding sequence ATGAAGGTATTAGGACTGTCTGGAAGCGTGACGTTAAGTTCCAAGACATGGCTCTCCGTAAAACGAGCTGTTGAAGCTGCTAAATCAGCCGACCCTAAGGTGGTGACTGAGCTTGTCCATCTTGGGGAATATGACACAGTGTTATGTGATGGACGTGAACCTTCACTATATGAAGGCGACACAAAAGCCTTGATTGATTTGATTGTGGAAGCTGACGCACTGATTATCGGGACACCCGTCTACCGTGCTTCCTTGACAGGGGCTTTAAAAAACGTATTTGATCTTATCCCGAATGACTCATTAAGGGGAAAGGCAATTGGGTTTATTGCAACTGGAGGTAGTTTTCACCATTATTTAGTCATTGACCATCAATTGAACCCCCTCGCTAATTACTTTCGAGCACATGTCGTACCAGGCGGTGTGTACGTCCATAACGGTCATTTTGACGAAGGTAAGCTTTTAGATCAAGATGTTCTAAATCGATTGGATCAATTGGGGAGTGCTGCTGTTCAGTTAACCAGCCAGCTGGATAAGAGAAATATTGAAATACAACAGCCTTCGATTCCCAGGCAAAAATTAAATCAATCATAA
- the sfnG gene encoding dimethylsulfone monooxygenase SfnG, which produces MGNLQFAYWVPNVSGGLVVSKLPQQTDWSFEANKRYAQIAEESNYDLALLQTRFFASYGAENQLEAITLASALAAVTDRLKLISAVHPGLWHPAVYAKMLSTLDQISNGRAAVNVVSGWFKQEFTGFGEPWLEHDERYRRSEEFIRVLREFWTKEEASFSGDFYKINEAPSKPKPVQGGELPIFQGGNSTAAKQMAARVSDYYFMNGNTLEGFKKQIDEVSELAQQEGREVKFAAHGFAIVRDSEEEAYQQLNDIVHAADEDAVEGFRQSVKEAGQSTQDSQGMWANSSYEDLVQYNDGFKTGLIGTAEQVADRIIELKKIGVDLILTAHFHYEQDLERFGKEVIPLVKDKEVQLKAEGIFA; this is translated from the coding sequence ATGGGAAATTTACAATTTGCGTATTGGGTTCCGAATGTCAGTGGAGGATTAGTTGTTTCGAAGCTTCCACAGCAAACGGATTGGAGTTTTGAAGCGAATAAGAGGTATGCACAAATTGCTGAAGAATCCAATTACGATTTAGCTTTGCTCCAGACGAGGTTCTTTGCAAGCTATGGGGCTGAGAATCAGCTTGAAGCGATTACGCTGGCTTCGGCACTAGCCGCAGTGACGGATCGCTTAAAGTTGATCTCTGCTGTTCACCCGGGGCTTTGGCATCCAGCTGTTTATGCCAAAATGCTGTCAACGTTAGATCAGATTAGTAATGGAAGAGCTGCTGTGAACGTTGTTAGTGGCTGGTTTAAGCAGGAGTTTACAGGGTTTGGAGAACCATGGCTTGAGCATGATGAGCGCTATCGCCGATCTGAAGAGTTTATTCGTGTACTCCGCGAGTTTTGGACAAAGGAGGAGGCATCGTTCAGTGGCGATTTTTACAAAATAAATGAGGCACCATCGAAACCTAAACCGGTTCAAGGTGGCGAGCTGCCGATCTTCCAAGGAGGAAACTCGACAGCAGCTAAGCAAATGGCTGCCCGTGTGTCCGATTATTATTTTATGAATGGCAATACACTTGAAGGATTCAAAAAACAAATAGACGAGGTAAGTGAGCTGGCTCAACAGGAAGGAAGGGAAGTGAAGTTTGCTGCTCATGGGTTTGCGATCGTGAGGGATTCTGAGGAGGAAGCATACCAGCAGTTAAACGATATCGTCCATGCCGCAGATGAAGACGCAGTCGAAGGATTTAGACAATCTGTTAAAGAAGCGGGTCAATCAACGCAAGACAGCCAAGGCATGTGGGCTAATTCATCCTATGAAGATCTCGTTCAGTATAATGATGGGTTTAAAACGGGGCTGATTGGGACAGCAGAGCAGGTAGCAGACCGTATTATTGAACTAAAAAAAATAGGTGTCGACCTTATTCTTACTGCACATTTCCATTATGAACAAGACCTTGAACGATTCGGAAAAGAAGTGATTCCGCTGGTGAAAGATAAGGAAGTGCAACTTAAAGCTGAGGGAATTTTTGCATGA
- a CDS encoding DUF4064 domain-containing protein, protein MKRIVEIVFTVIGLVIYGLTAVLSLVFLNVQDNPGWRADMQSILNQDQNMEQAQISVDQIMEGVASVTWIIIISALVAVILGIVAVVFLKGNKKPKPAGIILIITGIVTTIGTIGFGLFGGLAFLIAGIIALVRKSENPIDDESSFASE, encoded by the coding sequence ATGAAGCGAATTGTAGAAATCGTTTTTACAGTTATTGGTTTGGTTATTTATGGCCTGACAGCAGTGCTAAGTTTAGTCTTTCTAAATGTGCAAGATAATCCAGGGTGGAGAGCGGATATGCAAAGTATTCTGAATCAAGATCAAAACATGGAACAAGCTCAAATCTCAGTTGATCAAATAATGGAAGGTGTTGCCTCGGTGACATGGATTATTATTATTTCGGCGCTAGTAGCGGTCATTCTTGGAATTGTGGCAGTTGTCTTTCTTAAAGGGAATAAGAAGCCGAAGCCTGCTGGGATTATTTTAATTATTACCGGAATCGTTACAACAATCGGTACCATTGGCTTTGGTCTGTTTGGCGGACTTGCCTTTCTAATCGCAGGAATCATTGCCTTAGTAAGAAAATCAGAAAATCCGATTGATGACGAAAGTTCCTTCGCGAGTGAGTAA
- a CDS encoding ABC transporter permease has product MSNFIQLVKNEQMKTYSQVATWVMYIVLAVFIIGFGVFMKIDQSITDDNQATGDDWKQELQAENEQLQKQMEEQEFASPFNEQTMAMNEYRIENDIKPGGYDVWNFVQDNRANISIISLLTIIVAAGTVANEFKWGSIKLLLIRPISRTKILASKYVSVLIFAVSMLLFLYVLSFLIGSVLFGFESLTEPFLYWQGEEIQQSPIFQLTLSQYVLSSVNLLMMATFAFMVSAIFRNSSLAIGVAIFLMMSGNAIVAFFSGKEWAKLILFANTNLNQFFTGTPVISDLTLGFSVTVLIAYLILFLGLSWFFFSKRDITNA; this is encoded by the coding sequence TTGAGTAATTTTATCCAGTTAGTTAAAAATGAACAAATGAAGACATATTCACAAGTTGCAACATGGGTCATGTACATTGTTCTTGCTGTCTTTATTATCGGGTTCGGTGTATTTATGAAGATCGATCAATCCATCACAGATGACAATCAAGCGACAGGAGATGATTGGAAACAGGAACTTCAGGCTGAGAACGAACAGCTTCAAAAGCAAATGGAGGAGCAAGAGTTTGCGTCGCCCTTTAACGAGCAAACGATGGCTATGAATGAATATCGGATCGAAAACGATATTAAGCCTGGTGGCTATGACGTATGGAATTTCGTGCAAGACAACCGTGCGAATATTTCCATCATTAGTTTACTGACGATCATTGTAGCTGCAGGGACGGTTGCGAATGAGTTTAAGTGGGGCTCAATTAAGCTGTTACTCATACGACCGATTTCACGGACAAAGATTTTGGCATCAAAATATGTTTCTGTACTTATTTTTGCGGTTTCCATGCTATTATTTTTATATGTGCTATCTTTTTTAATAGGTTCGGTCCTATTTGGGTTTGAAAGTTTGACGGAACCATTTTTGTATTGGCAGGGTGAGGAGATTCAACAGTCGCCAATCTTTCAGCTTACGTTATCACAATACGTATTGAGCTCGGTCAATTTGCTGATGATGGCAACGTTTGCCTTTATGGTTTCTGCCATTTTCAGAAATAGTTCTCTTGCGATTGGGGTGGCGATTTTCCTAATGATGTCTGGAAATGCAATTGTAGCGTTCTTTAGCGGAAAAGAGTGGGCGAAGTTGATCCTGTTCGCCAACACGAATTTGAATCAGTTTTTCACGGGTACTCCAGTTATATCTGATTTAACACTAGGCTTTTCTGTGACAGTTCTGATCGCCTATTTAATCCTGTTCCTTGGGTTGTCGTGGTTTTTCTTTTCTAAGCGGGATATAACGAACGCATAA
- a CDS encoding ABC transporter ATP-binding protein, which translates to MAEPVMQLKNLTKSIRNKPIIKGLDFEIYSGEVFGFLGPNGAGKTTTIRMMVGLMSMTDGDVVIKGHSVKKDFKKAIRYVGGIVENPEMYPFMTGWKNLIHYSRMVPGISKERIQEVIRLVGLEKRIKDKVSKYSLGMRQRLGIAQALLHNPSILILDEPTNGLDPSGIREIRSYIRRLAEEEGVAVIVSSHILSEMEMMCDRIGIIKNGELVSIQSVHDALQQSDQKEVTIEALPIIDAYEILQEFVGGSVKQQQNELTFSIKRDEVPVIINKLVEQNIDVFSVNVNRSTLEDKFLDLIGEGAIE; encoded by the coding sequence ATGGCAGAACCCGTAATGCAGTTAAAGAATCTGACAAAGTCAATTCGTAATAAACCAATTATAAAGGGCCTGGATTTTGAAATCTATAGTGGAGAAGTGTTTGGTTTTCTAGGTCCGAATGGAGCAGGAAAGACGACAACCATTCGAATGATGGTTGGGTTAATGAGCATGACAGATGGAGATGTCGTGATAAAAGGACATAGTGTAAAGAAAGACTTTAAAAAAGCGATTCGTTATGTTGGCGGCATCGTTGAAAATCCAGAGATGTATCCATTTATGACGGGATGGAAGAATCTTATTCACTACTCGCGTATGGTACCGGGGATCAGCAAGGAGCGGATTCAGGAAGTTATCCGTCTTGTTGGGCTTGAAAAAAGGATTAAGGACAAAGTGTCGAAGTACTCGCTGGGAATGAGGCAGCGGCTTGGTATAGCCCAGGCATTGCTCCACAATCCTTCCATTCTCATTCTGGATGAACCGACGAATGGCCTTGACCCGTCAGGAATTCGTGAAATCCGCTCATACATAAGAAGACTTGCTGAAGAAGAGGGTGTGGCGGTCATTGTTTCAAGTCACATTCTATCTGAAATGGAAATGATGTGTGACCGGATCGGGATTATAAAAAATGGCGAACTTGTCTCCATCCAGTCTGTTCATGATGCATTGCAGCAATCCGATCAAAAGGAAGTGACCATTGAGGCTCTACCAATCATCGATGCTTATGAGATTTTGCAAGAGTTTGTAGGTGGTTCCGTCAAACAGCAACAGAATGAGTTGACGTTTTCTATAAAGAGAGATGAGGTACCTGTGATCATTAACAAGCTTGTCGAGCAAAATATTGATGTCTTCAGCGTGAATGTGAATCGTTCCACATTAGAGGATAAATTCCTTGATTTGATTGGAGAGGGAGCCATTGAGTAA
- a CDS encoding SCO7613 C-terminal domain-containing membrane protein, with protein MLLFLSYLIVALNYGVLSYLVKQQVFQYLTPVFIFAAAWQLWVVAVSDFVSIELFLFTVASAFLLYFGLWAKHRWFLPIKESSFYTSVIIMIICIGFSAQTNQYGETAAMLFALGIWAYLAFKKSNVKEVMDTAVWAQPLSWFTAMVPVYFLLVEHIDGLRNVYGEAAHFAVTGLLLLAISEGFSRAKEEDFSMSTFYIGQSSYALSIFFLLNGTGVKADWMRAIILAAGIAVFIWLVRRSNVSQLWIVVSLTVLAFYVSLLPLLTLHELPDILMFMIAAPVLLIAIGSLGGKKWPDMNPYFFWLAHGSMVILTAIILLELTISMRLTPFILIVPIAVYVYSSLVKRQEWQVKVFLYASFTTLFFLITNIGGYYDIFQAVPAPYSFMITSVVLSLIWLGLPVLWRRRVDWYLIPFSLIGVYTIIYQPDLLQAADLVPIIAYVALTSFFILYRKWSWVNVLPLLAILSMWEEYRMIIDRQVMLVLLIASFAVLVVMGRLMYSHLVEKEKNSIILDSFTWVALLYIPFFATFLQVNMTVWLQIVPYLLLSLWFMLNRLRSGIQIAAAIFETLSVLSIYPAYLLVIYEYSELWTNLIQAELEVLPLIGVMVYLRQRTWVDYRRIINYVQLCLLLGISAYLVVDAIFSHTIWDAWIIGSLSLLSMIVGMQLRIKAYFFVGMGVLIFNVIYQTRPYWGNMPWWFYLLVAGLLLIGIASYNEWQKQQDQNLVGRKLKRLWASLRKWD; from the coding sequence TTGCTACTGTTTCTATCCTACTTAATTGTCGCGCTTAATTATGGTGTGCTTTCCTACCTTGTTAAACAACAGGTCTTCCAGTACTTAACGCCAGTTTTTATTTTTGCTGCTGCCTGGCAGTTATGGGTGGTAGCGGTTAGTGATTTTGTGAGTATTGAGTTGTTCTTGTTTACGGTGGCGAGTGCGTTCCTACTTTACTTTGGTCTATGGGCTAAGCACCGGTGGTTCCTGCCCATTAAGGAAAGTAGTTTTTATACGTCAGTCATTATTATGATCATTTGCATTGGTTTTTCCGCTCAGACGAATCAATATGGTGAAACGGCGGCTATGTTGTTTGCATTAGGAATATGGGCTTATCTGGCATTTAAGAAATCAAATGTAAAGGAGGTAATGGATACGGCCGTATGGGCCCAGCCTCTCAGTTGGTTTACGGCAATGGTTCCTGTTTATTTCCTTCTTGTTGAACACATTGACGGCTTACGGAATGTTTACGGAGAAGCCGCCCATTTTGCTGTTACTGGATTGTTGCTATTAGCAATCAGTGAAGGGTTTAGCAGGGCGAAGGAAGAAGATTTTTCGATGTCGACGTTTTATATCGGCCAATCTTCGTATGCGTTATCCATTTTCTTTTTGCTAAATGGTACAGGTGTTAAAGCTGATTGGATGCGGGCTATTATTCTCGCTGCAGGGATCGCTGTGTTTATATGGCTTGTTCGCCGATCGAATGTATCACAGCTATGGATTGTCGTCTCACTCACTGTGCTGGCCTTTTATGTGTCATTGCTTCCATTGCTGACATTACATGAATTACCGGACATTTTAATGTTTATGATTGCCGCTCCGGTGTTACTCATTGCCATCGGTTCTTTAGGCGGTAAGAAGTGGCCTGATATGAACCCGTATTTCTTTTGGCTTGCTCATGGATCGATGGTTATCCTTACAGCTATCATTTTGCTAGAACTAACGATTTCTATGAGATTAACTCCATTTATCCTAATAGTTCCGATTGCCGTGTATGTCTATAGCAGTTTAGTGAAAAGGCAGGAGTGGCAAGTGAAAGTCTTTCTCTATGCTAGCTTTACTACCCTTTTCTTCCTAATTACAAATATAGGTGGCTACTATGACATATTTCAGGCAGTACCCGCCCCTTATTCATTTATGATTACGAGTGTGGTTCTATCGCTCATTTGGCTAGGATTACCTGTCTTGTGGAGGAGAAGGGTTGATTGGTATCTCATACCGTTTTCCCTTATCGGGGTGTACACGATCATTTATCAGCCGGATTTACTGCAAGCAGCAGATCTAGTGCCGATCATTGCTTACGTGGCACTTACCAGCTTTTTCATCTTGTACAGAAAGTGGTCATGGGTCAATGTTCTTCCTTTACTGGCGATCCTGTCGATGTGGGAAGAATACCGTATGATCATTGACCGTCAAGTGATGCTCGTGTTGTTAATTGCCAGTTTTGCCGTGCTGGTTGTAATGGGACGGCTTATGTACAGTCATTTAGTTGAAAAAGAGAAGAACTCTATCATCTTAGACAGCTTTACATGGGTGGCCCTGCTTTACATTCCGTTTTTTGCTACCTTTCTACAGGTGAATATGACAGTGTGGCTTCAAATTGTTCCATACCTGTTACTAAGTTTATGGTTTATGTTGAATCGACTGAGATCGGGCATTCAAATCGCTGCAGCCATTTTTGAAACGCTAAGTGTACTAAGCATCTATCCAGCTTATTTACTTGTCATTTATGAATATAGTGAGCTATGGACTAATTTGATACAGGCGGAACTAGAGGTTCTTCCGCTAATAGGTGTGATGGTTTATCTGCGTCAGCGTACGTGGGTGGATTATAGAAGAATCATTAACTATGTACAACTGTGCTTATTGTTAGGGATCTCGGCTTATTTAGTGGTTGATGCTATTTTCAGTCATACCATCTGGGATGCATGGATTATTGGCAGTCTATCATTGCTTTCCATGATTGTCGGTATGCAGCTCCGTATTAAGGCTTACTTTTTCGTGGGAATGGGTGTATTGATATTCAATGTTATTTATCAAACTCGTCCGTACTGGGGCAATATGCCATGGTGGTTTTACTTGCTCGTAGCGGGACTTTTGCTTATAGGCATTGCCAGCTACAACGAATGGCAAAAGCAACAAGACCAAAATCTAGTGGGGAGAAAGCTTAAACGACTCTGGGCTTCCTTAAGGAAATGGGATTGA